One Paraburkholderia sp. HP33-1 genomic region harbors:
- a CDS encoding TauD/TfdA dioxygenase family protein: MRVEQLTYAIGAELIGVNVAHAINDDDLFAEIRSALLKHRVLFLRDQHITRAEHVAFARRFGELEDHPVAGSDPEYPGLVRIYKTPDQPNDRYENAWHADTTWREAPQFGAVLRCVECPPVGGDTMWANMVLAYENLPAHVKTQIADLRARHSIEASFGAAMPIEKRLALKAQFPDPEHPVVRTHPETGEKVLFVNAFTSHFTNFHTPERVRFGQDANPGAGDLLRYLISQAYIPEYQVRWRWEKNSIAIWDNRSTQHYAVMDYPPCHRKMERAGIIGDKPY, from the coding sequence ATGCGAGTCGAACAATTAACGTACGCAATCGGCGCCGAGCTGATCGGGGTGAATGTCGCTCACGCGATCAACGACGATGACCTGTTTGCCGAGATCCGCTCGGCGCTGCTGAAGCACCGGGTTCTGTTCCTGCGCGACCAGCACATCACGCGCGCCGAGCACGTGGCGTTTGCGCGCCGTTTCGGTGAGCTCGAGGACCATCCGGTCGCGGGCAGCGATCCGGAGTATCCGGGCCTCGTGCGGATCTACAAGACCCCGGATCAGCCCAACGACCGCTACGAAAACGCATGGCACGCCGACACCACCTGGCGCGAAGCGCCGCAGTTCGGTGCCGTGCTGCGCTGTGTGGAGTGTCCGCCCGTCGGCGGCGACACGATGTGGGCGAACATGGTCCTCGCCTACGAGAATCTGCCGGCGCACGTGAAGACGCAGATCGCGGATCTGCGCGCCCGCCACAGCATCGAGGCGAGCTTCGGTGCCGCGATGCCTATAGAGAAGCGTCTCGCGCTGAAGGCGCAGTTTCCTGACCCGGAGCATCCGGTCGTGCGCACGCATCCGGAGACGGGCGAGAAAGTGCTGTTCGTGAACGCCTTCACCAGCCATTTCACGAACTTCCACACGCCGGAACGCGTGCGTTTCGGTCAGGACGCGAATCCGGGCGCGGGCGATCTGCTGCGCTACCTGATCAGCCAGGCGTACATCCCCGAGTATCAGGTGCGCTGGCGCTGGGAGAAAAACAGCATCGCGATCTGGGACAACCGCAGCACGCAGCACTATGCGGTGATGGACTACCCGCCGTGCCATCGCAAGATGGAACGCGCCGGCATCATCGGCGACAAGCCGTACTGA
- a CDS encoding quinone oxidoreductase family protein, whose amino-acid sequence MAKAVRFYETGGPDVLRYEDVEVGNPGPGQVRLRHQAVGLNFADTYFRSGLYPVPLPAGMGVEAAGVVEAVGPDVTNVAVGDRVTYTGFINTLGAYSTERLIPAAPLIRLPDAIHCETAAGMTMRGLTAAYLMRRIHDFKAGDTILLHAAAGGVGLIVSQWAKLLGLTVIGTVSTEAKGEVALAHGCDHIINYSREDVAKRVRELTDGVGVNVVFDSVGKDTFEASLDSLKRRGLMVCVGTASGPIPPFNPQLLAMKGSLYLTRPALADYIADPAEKNDLAGEIFGLIASGRIRIEVNQRYSLEDAAQAHRDLESRKTTGSSVFVI is encoded by the coding sequence ATGGCAAAGGCAGTGCGCTTTTATGAAACCGGTGGTCCCGACGTCTTGCGCTACGAGGACGTCGAAGTGGGCAACCCCGGCCCCGGTCAGGTTCGCCTGCGCCATCAGGCAGTGGGCCTCAATTTCGCCGACACCTACTTCCGCAGCGGCCTGTATCCGGTCCCGCTGCCCGCTGGGATGGGCGTTGAGGCCGCGGGCGTGGTCGAAGCCGTTGGCCCGGACGTGACGAACGTCGCGGTGGGCGATCGTGTGACCTACACGGGCTTTATCAACACGCTCGGCGCGTACAGCACCGAACGCCTGATTCCGGCTGCACCGCTGATCCGGCTGCCCGATGCGATCCACTGCGAAACGGCCGCCGGCATGACCATGCGCGGCCTGACCGCCGCGTATCTGATGCGCCGCATTCACGACTTCAAGGCAGGCGACACGATCCTTCTGCATGCCGCCGCCGGCGGTGTCGGCCTGATCGTTTCGCAATGGGCGAAGCTGCTGGGTCTGACCGTGATCGGCACGGTTTCGACCGAGGCCAAGGGCGAGGTGGCCCTCGCGCACGGCTGCGACCACATCATCAACTACAGCCGCGAAGACGTCGCAAAGCGCGTACGCGAACTGACCGATGGCGTCGGCGTGAACGTGGTGTTCGACAGCGTCGGCAAGGATACCTTCGAGGCCTCGCTCGATTCGCTCAAGCGCCGCGGTCTGATGGTTTGCGTCGGCACGGCTTCCGGCCCGATTCCGCCGTTCAATCCGCAACTGCTGGCGATGAAGGGCTCGCTCTATCTGACCCGCCCGGCGCTGGCGGACTACATCGCCGATCCGGCCGAGAAGAACGATCTTGCCGGTGAAATCTTCGGGCTGATCGCCTCGGGACGCATCAGGATCGAGGTCAATCAGCGTTATTCGCTCGAAGATGCGGCGCAAGCCCATCGGGATCTGGAATCGCGCAAGACGACGGGTTCGTCGGTCTTCGTCATCTGA
- a CDS encoding MFS transporter, giving the protein MLVQHAGPTTGDVSATRTDVRTYAWVVFALTVGLLLSDYMSRQVLNAVFPPLKAAWHLSDAQLGSLSSVIALMVGVLTFPLSVLADRWGRVKSIVLMAGMWSLATAGCAISTSYGQLLLARAFVGIGEAAYGSVGIAVVLSIFPVRLRSTLTGTFMAGGAFGSVLGMALGGAVAAHLGWRSAFAAMAAMGIVLVVIYRLVVTEKRLVPLQPAGVSRQAESRGMCLSLRALMKGLFSTKSVVCAYVGSGLHLLVPAAVWAWMPSFLNRYYGMATGKAAMCAAVFVLVTGVGMVVCGNLTDRLSKNARERKWLAAISFCLACFVLLGIGFQMPAGPWQLVVIGAGMFFCAGASGPSGAMVANLTPPSIHASAFATLTLANNLLGLAPAAVLTGIIADRIGLLGALQLVPLAPLVAAAAFMIGKRNYAVDLDRLNTLREQAAG; this is encoded by the coding sequence ATGCTCGTACAGCATGCAGGGCCCACGACGGGCGATGTTTCGGCAACCCGGACGGACGTACGCACTTATGCGTGGGTGGTGTTTGCGTTGACGGTCGGATTGCTGCTTTCCGACTATATGTCGCGGCAGGTGTTGAACGCCGTGTTTCCGCCGCTCAAGGCGGCATGGCACCTGTCCGACGCGCAACTGGGTTCGCTCAGCAGCGTGATCGCGCTGATGGTTGGCGTGCTCACGTTCCCGCTGTCGGTGCTTGCCGACCGTTGGGGGCGCGTGAAGAGCATCGTGCTGATGGCGGGGATGTGGAGTCTCGCGACGGCAGGCTGCGCGATCTCGACGAGCTATGGCCAGTTGCTGCTTGCGCGTGCCTTCGTCGGGATCGGCGAAGCGGCCTACGGCAGTGTCGGAATCGCAGTTGTCCTGAGTATTTTTCCGGTGCGGCTGCGCTCTACGCTGACCGGCACCTTCATGGCGGGCGGCGCGTTCGGTTCGGTGCTGGGCATGGCCCTCGGCGGCGCGGTGGCGGCTCACCTCGGCTGGCGTTCGGCATTTGCTGCAATGGCGGCGATGGGAATCGTGCTGGTCGTGATCTACCGGCTGGTCGTCACCGAAAAGCGACTTGTGCCGCTGCAGCCGGCGGGCGTGAGCAGGCAGGCGGAATCGCGCGGCATGTGCTTGAGCCTGCGCGCGCTGATGAAGGGACTGTTCTCGACGAAGTCCGTGGTGTGCGCCTACGTCGGCAGTGGCCTGCATCTGCTGGTTCCCGCCGCTGTGTGGGCGTGGATGCCGAGCTTCCTGAATCGCTACTACGGCATGGCCACCGGCAAGGCCGCGATGTGCGCAGCGGTGTTCGTGCTGGTGACTGGGGTGGGCATGGTGGTGTGCGGAAACCTCACGGACCGGCTCAGCAAGAACGCACGCGAACGGAAGTGGCTCGCCGCGATCTCGTTCTGCCTCGCCTGTTTCGTACTGCTCGGGATCGGCTTCCAGATGCCGGCGGGGCCGTGGCAGCTCGTCGTGATCGGTGCCGGCATGTTCTTCTGCGCCGGTGCGAGCGGCCCGTCGGGGGCGATGGTGGCGAACCTCACGCCGCCGTCGATTCATGCCTCGGCGTTCGCGACCCTGACGCTCGCGAACAACCTGCTGGGCCTCGCGCCGGCAGCGGTCCTCACGGGGATCATCGCCGATCGGATCGGGCTGCTGGGCGCGTTGCAACTGGTGCCGCTCGCACCGCTCGTCGCGGCTGCCGCATTCATGATCGGCAAACGGAACTACGCGGTCGATCTGGATCGTCTGAACACCTTGCGTGAGCAGGCCGCAGGCTGA
- a CDS encoding 3-keto-5-aminohexanoate cleavage protein: protein MQFLDDSLHPENQDKVVITTAPYGPEWMPEDFPEDIAVTMDEQIQKAVDCYNAGATVLHLHVRELDGKGSKRLSKFNELIAGVRAAVPDMIIQVGGSISFAPEDDGQAAKWLSDDTRHMLADLEPKPDQVTVAINTTQMNIMELLYPEYLAGTSLSNPGFMAAYSEMTVPAGPAWVEEHLRRLQASGIQPHFQLTGIHALETLERLVRKGVYKGPLNLTWIGIGGGFDGPNPFNFFNFVHRAPDGCTLTAESLLKNVLPFNMMAMSMGLHPRCGIEDTIIDQHGKRFTSVQQIEQCVRVARELGREIATGKEAREIYRIGVQYETIDETLLANGMAPNRQAGVRNLPLRAA from the coding sequence ATGCAGTTTCTCGACGATTCGTTGCACCCTGAGAATCAGGACAAGGTAGTCATCACCACCGCGCCGTACGGCCCGGAATGGATGCCCGAGGACTTCCCGGAAGACATCGCCGTGACCATGGACGAGCAGATCCAGAAGGCGGTCGATTGCTACAACGCCGGCGCCACGGTACTGCACCTGCACGTGCGCGAACTGGACGGCAAGGGTTCGAAGCGCCTGTCGAAGTTCAATGAACTGATCGCTGGTGTGCGTGCGGCAGTGCCCGACATGATCATCCAGGTCGGCGGCTCGATTTCGTTCGCGCCGGAAGATGATGGACAGGCCGCGAAGTGGCTGTCCGACGACACGCGCCACATGCTGGCCGATCTCGAACCGAAGCCCGATCAGGTGACGGTCGCGATCAACACCACGCAGATGAACATCATGGAGCTGCTCTATCCGGAGTACCTGGCAGGCACCTCGCTTTCCAACCCCGGCTTCATGGCCGCCTATAGTGAAATGACGGTTCCGGCTGGCCCCGCGTGGGTCGAGGAGCACCTGCGCCGCCTGCAGGCTTCGGGCATTCAGCCGCACTTCCAGCTCACGGGCATCCATGCGCTCGAAACGCTCGAGCGCCTCGTGCGCAAGGGCGTGTACAAGGGCCCGCTGAATCTCACCTGGATCGGCATCGGTGGCGGCTTCGACGGCCCGAATCCGTTCAACTTCTTCAACTTCGTGCATCGCGCGCCGGATGGCTGCACGCTCACCGCGGAGTCTCTGCTGAAGAATGTGCTGCCGTTCAACATGATGGCGATGTCGATGGGCCTGCATCCGCGCTGCGGCATCGAGGACACGATCATCGACCAGCACGGCAAGCGCTTCACGTCGGTGCAGCAGATCGAGCAGTGCGTGCGGGTCGCGCGTGAGCTGGGCCGCGAAATTGCCACTGGCAAGGAAGCGCGCGAGATCTATCGTATAGGTGTGCAGTACGAGACGATCGACGAGACGCTTCTCGCCAACGGTATGGCGCCGAACCGCCAGGCCGGCGTCAGGAACCTGCCGCTGCGCGCGGCGTGA